From the Bacilli bacterium genome, the window CCAATGCTGCGTAATTTCCGGCCTGGATCAAAACATGATGGGCATCTCCGATACGATCACGCAGGCGCCCGTAATTAACGCGCGCGGCATGAGCGCCGAGGAAGTTGCAAGACAAGTGAGCGAGCGCATCGGCAAAACATAATGCGGCAGGGTATCCGTTAAACAGGCCTGATTTTCAACATGG encodes:
- a CDS encoding YkuS family protein, which produces MARIAVEQSLGEITQALVNQGHEVVALNAGNASNCQCCVISGLDQNMMGISDTITQAPVINARGMSAEEVARQVSERIGKT